Part of the Desulfobacteraceae bacterium genome is shown below.
CGGCCGCCCACCGCTGGTTTTTGCCGGCATGCTTTGCGCCATCGCCGTGATGTGGACCCGCAGCCCGGTTCTTTACACCCTGGGTGTCGTGCTGCTTTTCATCGCCATGAGCTTCGACCTGGTGGACGGCTGGTTTTCCGCCCGCTTTCAGCCCAACCCGACCCTGGCCAACCTGGCCGACCGCATCATGGACAAGATCGTCTATTCGATCATTTT
Proteins encoded:
- a CDS encoding CDP-alcohol phosphatidyltransferase, whose protein sequence is MSEHLKIPQKITAILVYGRPPLVFAGMLCAIAVMWTRSPVLYTLGVVLLFIAMSFDLVDGWFSARFQPNPTLANLADRIMDKIVYSII